The following proteins come from a genomic window of Schistocerca gregaria isolate iqSchGreg1 chromosome X, iqSchGreg1.2, whole genome shotgun sequence:
- the LOC126299094 gene encoding elongation of very long chain fatty acids protein AAEL008004-like: MAANVTGLTGFVEGYRNFMETKSDPRTKDWFLVTSPAPLITLLVSYLYFVTSVGPRFMRDRKPYDLKAVLMVYNFAQVIISTWLVWEGLQAGWLHHYSFKCQPVDYSDNPLALRMARAVWWYFMCKLVELLDTVFFVLRKKNNQVSYLHLWHHTLMPICAWIGCRFLPGGHGTLLGLINSFVHIIMYSYYLLASLGPQYQKYLWWKKYLTTLQMVQFVIVFLHNMQLLIYDCNYPKAIVVLLGVNALYFLYLFGSFYRRTYKKQHKQQ, translated from the exons ACCCGAGAACAAAAGACTGGTTCCTGGTGACGAGCCCCGCGCCTCTCATCACGCTGTTGGTCTCCTATCTGTACTTCGTGACTTCTGTTGGCCCGCGATTCATGAGGGACAGGAAGCCCTACGATCTGAAAGCCGTGCTGATGGTCTACAACTTCGCTCAAGTTATAATCAGCACGTGGCTGGTGTGGGAG GGTCTGCAAGCTGGCTGGCTGCACCATTACAGCTTCAAGTGTCAGCCTGTAGACTACTCAGACAACCCACTGGCACTCAGG ATGGCGCGCGCCGTGTGGTGGTACTTCATGTGTAAGCTGGTGGAGCTCCTAGACACG GTGTTCTTCGTGCTGCGCAAGAAGAACAACCAGGTGTCGTACCTGCACCTGTGGCACCATACGCTGATGCCCATTTGCGCGTGGATCGGCTGCCGCTTCCTCCCAG GTGGTCACGGGACGCTTTTGGGTCTCATAAACAGCTTCGTGCACATCATAATGTACTCGTACTACTTGCTGGCTTCGCTGGGTCCGCAGTATCAGAAATACCTCTGGTGGAAGAAGTACCTCACAACACTGCAGATG GTGCAGTTTGTTATCGTATTCCTGCACAACATGCAACTGCTCATCTACGACTGCAATTACCCCAAAGCCATCGTCGTGCTGCTGGGAGTCAATGCTTTGTACTTCCTTTACCTCTTTGGTTCTTTCTACCGACGCACGTACAAGAAACAGCACAAGCAGCAATAA